From a region of the Odoribacter splanchnicus DSM 20712 genome:
- the cas2 gene encoding CRISPR-associated endonuclease Cas2: MYVILVYDVDQKRTAKMLKLCRRYLSWIQNSVFEGEISEVQLKQLTSEARNLMDEKDSLIFFKSRDEKWLEKEIIGDEKASVSNFL; encoded by the coding sequence ATGTATGTCATTTTAGTATATGATGTCGATCAGAAGCGGACGGCTAAAATGTTGAAATTGTGCCGGCGTTACCTTTCATGGATACAAAACAGTGTATTTGAAGGGGAGATTTCAGAAGTACAGTTGAAGCAATTAACATCGGAAGCCCGGAATCTTATGGATGAAAAGGATAGTTTGATTTTCTTTAAAAGCCGGGACGAAAAATGGCTGGAAAAAGAGATTATAGGAGATGAAAAAGCCAGCGTTTCTAATTTTTTATAG
- the cas1b gene encoding type I-B CRISPR-associated endonuclease Cas1b: MKRTYYLFNPGRLSRKDNTLKFTPVDEEGQEGQPRYIPIETVDNLFVFGSLDTNSMMYNFLGKHQVAVHFFDYYEHYTGSFMPKDYLLSGKMQIAQMKHHIRQEKRMAIARSFIDGAAFNMLKNLRYYTNRGKDTRQQIERIEAYIPLIATATDIPMLMGIEGNIRQTYYEAFDTIIDGFSMGNRTKMPPSNEVNAMISFANSMCYSLCLDAIYHTQLNPTISFLHEPGERRYSLALDMAEIFKPILADRLIFSMFNRKQLRESDFDQHLNRCLLKQSSMKKVAQEWEERTKETIKHRKLGRSVSYRHLIKLECYKLTKHLLGMEEYKPLKMWW, from the coding sequence ATGAAAAGGACGTACTATTTATTTAATCCCGGGCGGTTGAGCCGGAAGGATAATACGCTGAAATTTACTCCGGTAGACGAAGAGGGACAGGAAGGGCAACCCCGTTACATTCCTATTGAAACCGTAGATAATCTCTTTGTATTCGGTAGTTTGGATACCAATAGTATGATGTACAATTTTCTGGGTAAGCATCAGGTGGCGGTTCATTTTTTCGATTATTATGAACATTATACCGGTTCGTTTATGCCTAAAGATTACCTGTTATCCGGCAAGATGCAGATTGCCCAGATGAAGCACCATATCCGGCAGGAAAAACGGATGGCAATTGCCCGAAGTTTTATCGATGGGGCAGCGTTTAACATGTTGAAGAATCTGAGATATTATACGAATCGGGGAAAAGATACCAGGCAACAGATTGAACGGATAGAAGCCTATATTCCATTGATTGCTACTGCAACCGATATTCCGATGTTGATGGGAATCGAGGGGAATATCCGTCAAACCTATTATGAGGCATTTGATACGATTATCGATGGTTTTTCCATGGGAAACCGGACAAAGATGCCACCTTCCAATGAGGTGAATGCGATGATTTCTTTTGCTAACAGTATGTGTTATTCGTTATGTCTGGATGCCATTTATCATACCCAATTGAATCCGACGATCAGCTTTCTGCATGAGCCGGGGGAAAGGCGTTATTCTCTGGCTCTGGATATGGCAGAAATCTTTAAACCCATATTGGCGGACCGATTGATTTTCTCCATGTTTAACCGTAAACAGTTAAGGGAATCGGATTTCGATCAACACTTAAATCGATGTCTGCTAAAGCAATCTTCTATGAAAAAAGTAGCCCAGGAATGGGAAGAGAGGACGAAAGAGACGATAAAACACCGGAAGTTGGGAAGAAGTGTCAGTTACAGGCATTTGATTAAATTAGAATGTTATAAACTGACCAAGCATTTATTGGGGATGGAAGAATATAAACCTTTGAAAATGTGGTGGTAA
- the cas4 gene encoding CRISPR-associated protein Cas4 produces MINVTGTLINLYQVCKRETWLHANGIRMEHTSDVVTEGKLVHETSYPNRAARYEEVRIGGSVIDFYDPKEKVIHEIKKSTSKEEAYIWQVKYYLLLFEREGIADVVGMLEYPLLRETMRVELEEGDREILRQMEVEIRQLIGEEACPPALSKGKCGACSYYEFCYSGEGE; encoded by the coding sequence ATGATAAATGTGACAGGAACTTTGATTAATCTTTATCAGGTGTGTAAACGGGAAACGTGGTTACATGCCAATGGTATCCGGATGGAACATACCTCGGATGTAGTCACGGAAGGAAAGCTGGTACATGAGACTTCGTATCCGAACCGGGCAGCCAGATATGAAGAAGTGAGAATCGGTGGTTCTGTGATTGATTTTTATGATCCGAAAGAGAAGGTGATTCATGAAATCAAAAAATCTACATCGAAAGAGGAGGCGTATATCTGGCAGGTGAAATATTATTTGCTTTTGTTTGAACGGGAAGGAATAGCCGATGTGGTGGGGATGTTGGAATACCCTTTACTGAGGGAGACGATGCGGGTGGAGTTGGAAGAGGGGGACCGGGAAATATTGCGTCAGATGGAGGTGGAGATCCGACAGCTGATCGGGGAGGAGGCATGTCCGCCTGCTTTATCCAAAGGAAAATGCGGAGCCTGTTCATATTATGAATTTTGTTATTCCGGAGAAGGGGAATGA
- a CDS encoding CRISPR-associated helicase/endonuclease Cas3, producing the protein MKDCKEIIQGQMELLFGRLKNDSYLAHICPGKSAESLQEHTAKVVERACWLIGKHGLEKVVDRLIPGIAGKYSENVQEELKRMFMAVFVFHDTGKVNDNFQYSRMLNRLFKHRKTEILVPAYGHSFLSAWLFLAFELDRVWQDPCLTEEEKKMLFVYAFFFAYVIRQHHSGGLGCADEEEFFNSFAGGYEELHTYLTVWGYEGDFTCVEAVFEHIVAIRKETDAQREASFALYALIKLNSSVLTAADYLATHAYMTGRQVKEAGIFEDRHRVEEMIGHLRNYKHNRGIYEQLDKFVFEYPQEKSGDHLNRLRTGMAVEVIRTVREHSDDRLFYIEAPTGGGKTNLSMLAVTELMAVHPEIQKVFYVFPYTTLITQTNQTLKNALGLTSTELAELHSKAGFNEKTEEREDGLYADKKQDYIDRLFALFPVCVMSHVKFFDMLKTNRKEANYLLHRLANAVVVIDELQTYNPLLWDKMYYLIEHYARFFQVRFILMSATLPKIGKLRIPLKERTGFVDLLPQAKSYMQNPNFAGRVEFRFELFQEEIDMNDLADFVLGKSVEYRDKPGKNGTVHTIIEFITKKSAAEFYAFIQEKEPFFDEVFLLSGTILEPRRREIINELKNPLSRKKNILLITTQVVEAGVDIDMDLGFKNISLIDSDEQLAGRVNRNACKVGCEVYLFRLDNASVLYGKDKRYQMVREQISVGEYERILREKDFGCLYELVFEKINWMNEQTYVQNFRSGFLRFVEGLDFQQVDRNFQVIEQQNETVFVPIPLPVEVDSMTEGVKERLFSDRELQFLEDFGVVPCEGLLDGKEVWEVYERLVYRDHPAKFDLEEKVGFKIMQRILSCFTFSLVGYSKELQELKGGTGEEKLGYFYLSHWEDEGVNGKLYDYKMGLNNRALKDITFI; encoded by the coding sequence ATGAAAGACTGTAAAGAAATAATTCAGGGCCAGATGGAGTTATTGTTCGGCAGGTTGAAAAATGATTCTTATCTGGCACATATTTGTCCCGGAAAATCTGCCGAATCTTTGCAGGAACATACGGCCAAAGTGGTTGAAAGGGCTTGTTGGCTGATCGGCAAGCACGGTTTGGAGAAGGTCGTCGATCGTTTGATTCCGGGGATTGCCGGAAAATACTCGGAGAATGTGCAGGAAGAGTTGAAACGGATGTTTATGGCGGTGTTTGTTTTTCATGATACAGGTAAGGTAAACGATAATTTTCAATATTCCAGGATGTTGAATCGGTTGTTTAAACATCGGAAGACGGAAATATTGGTACCTGCCTATGGACATTCGTTTTTGAGCGCCTGGCTGTTTCTGGCTTTTGAATTGGACCGTGTGTGGCAAGATCCGTGCCTGACGGAGGAAGAAAAAAAGATGCTGTTTGTCTATGCTTTTTTCTTTGCCTATGTTATCCGGCAGCATCATAGCGGCGGTTTGGGATGTGCCGATGAGGAGGAGTTTTTTAATTCATTTGCCGGGGGATATGAAGAATTGCATACTTATCTGACGGTTTGGGGATATGAAGGGGATTTTACTTGTGTCGAAGCTGTATTCGAGCATATTGTTGCTATCCGAAAGGAAACGGATGCGCAACGGGAAGCTTCTTTTGCTTTGTATGCGCTGATTAAATTGAATTCTTCTGTTCTGACGGCTGCCGATTATCTGGCGACTCATGCATATATGACTGGGAGACAGGTGAAAGAGGCCGGAATTTTTGAAGACCGTCACCGGGTAGAGGAAATGATCGGGCATCTGCGAAATTACAAGCATAACCGGGGGATATATGAACAATTGGATAAATTTGTTTTTGAGTATCCGCAGGAAAAATCCGGTGATCACTTGAATCGGCTGCGAACCGGAATGGCTGTGGAAGTCATCCGGACCGTTCGTGAACATTCTGATGATCGTTTGTTTTATATTGAGGCTCCGACGGGAGGGGGAAAGACAAATTTATCCATGCTGGCGGTGACTGAATTAATGGCCGTCCATCCTGAGATTCAGAAAGTATTTTATGTATTTCCCTATACGACTCTGATTACCCAGACAAATCAGACACTGAAAAATGCTTTGGGCTTGACTTCTACGGAACTGGCGGAGTTACATTCCAAAGCCGGATTTAATGAAAAAACGGAGGAAAGAGAGGATGGACTGTATGCGGATAAAAAGCAGGATTATATCGATCGTTTGTTTGCCCTTTTTCCTGTGTGCGTTATGTCGCATGTGAAGTTCTTCGATATGTTGAAAACAAACCGGAAGGAAGCGAATTATTTACTCCACCGCCTGGCGAATGCGGTGGTGGTTATCGATGAATTGCAGACCTATAATCCGCTTTTGTGGGATAAAATGTATTATTTGATTGAACATTATGCCCGCTTTTTTCAGGTTCGTTTTATTCTGATGTCCGCGACTTTACCTAAGATCGGTAAACTGAGAATTCCTTTGAAGGAAAGAACCGGATTTGTGGATTTGTTGCCTCAGGCAAAATCTTATATGCAGAATCCAAATTTTGCCGGGAGAGTGGAGTTCAGGTTTGAGTTGTTCCAGGAAGAGATCGATATGAACGATTTAGCGGATTTTGTTCTTGGGAAATCAGTGGAATATCGGGATAAACCGGGGAAGAACGGGACGGTTCATACCATAATAGAGTTTATCACTAAAAAATCTGCCGCGGAATTTTATGCTTTCATACAAGAAAAGGAGCCCTTTTTTGACGAGGTATTCCTTCTCTCCGGGACAATTCTGGAACCCCGGAGGCGGGAAATTATCAATGAGCTGAAAAATCCGCTCAGCCGGAAGAAAAATATATTGCTAATCACGACACAGGTTGTTGAAGCTGGGGTCGATATCGATATGGATTTAGGATTTAAAAATATATCCTTGATCGACAGTGATGAACAGTTGGCCGGGAGGGTAAACCGGAATGCCTGTAAAGTGGGCTGTGAAGTCTATTTGTTCCGACTGGATAATGCAAGTGTCTTGTATGGAAAAGATAAAAGATATCAGATGGTCCGGGAACAAATTTCTGTCGGTGAATATGAACGTATTCTTCGTGAAAAAGATTTCGGATGTTTGTATGAATTGGTTTTTGAGAAGATAAATTGGATGAACGAACAGACTTATGTGCAGAATTTCCGTTCGGGATTTTTGAGATTTGTCGAAGGGTTGGATTTTCAACAGGTAGATCGTAATTTTCAGGTAATCGAGCAGCAGAATGAAACTGTTTTTGTCCCTATACCGTTGCCGGTAGAAGTGGATTCGATGACAGAAGGTGTTAAAGAGCGTCTGTTTTCTGACCGGGAACTTCAATTTCTGGAAGATTTTGGGGTTGTGCCTTGTGAGGGACTGTTGGATGGAAAGGAAGTGTGGGAGGTGTACGAACGTCTCGTATATCGTGATCATCCTGCAAAATTTGATCTGGAAGAAAAGGTCGGTTTTAAAATCATGCAGCGGATATTGTCGTGTTTTACTTTTTCTTTGGTTGGTTATTCGAAAGAATTGCAGGAGTTGAAAGGGGGGACGGGGGAAGAAAAGTTGGGGTATTTTTATTTATCCCATTGGGAAGATGAGGGGGTGAACGGAAAATTGTACGACTATAAAATGGGATTGAATAACAGAGCATTGAAAGATATAACTTTTATATGA
- the cas5b gene encoding type I-B CRISPR-associated protein Cas5b produces MNNQRLISFDIQADFGFFKKPDYNDGVLLTYNMLHKPALLGILGAIIGLRGYRKKGEWPEYYQRLAALPVGIEPLEGRHEKGNFQKTIVKYTNTVGYANQDGNLLVEESMLIRPAYRCYLLLSEEHPDHRKLYEYIREGWAEYIPYLGKNEYPAWFGDSFREYAFKTFVPETDFRVSSLFIKEGVLKGQQVKASFSFSLKGIVNRGSFVYFERLPVGFHPVLMQYELADFAFTDWTLQAATQMVNLYQLEEEGKIVQLF; encoded by the coding sequence ATGAATAATCAACGACTGATTTCATTTGATATACAGGCTGATTTCGGTTTCTTCAAAAAGCCCGATTACAATGATGGGGTGTTGCTGACCTATAATATGTTACATAAGCCCGCCCTGTTAGGCATATTGGGGGCTATTATCGGTTTGCGGGGTTATCGGAAAAAAGGAGAATGGCCGGAATATTACCAGCGGTTGGCTGCCCTCCCGGTGGGAATAGAACCTTTGGAGGGGAGACATGAGAAAGGGAATTTTCAGAAAACGATAGTCAAGTATACGAATACGGTCGGATATGCTAATCAGGATGGTAACCTGCTGGTTGAAGAGAGTATGCTGATTCGTCCGGCCTATCGCTGCTATCTTTTGTTGTCGGAAGAGCATCCGGATCACCGGAAGTTGTACGAGTATATCCGGGAAGGATGGGCCGAGTATATTCCCTATTTGGGTAAAAATGAATATCCGGCCTGGTTCGGAGATTCGTTCCGGGAATATGCTTTTAAAACTTTTGTACCGGAAACTGATTTCCGGGTTTCATCCTTGTTTATCAAAGAAGGAGTATTGAAAGGACAGCAGGTAAAGGCCAGTTTTTCGTTTTCGCTGAAAGGCATAGTGAATCGAGGTAGTTTTGTGTATTTCGAACGTTTGCCTGTTGGTTTTCATCCGGTTCTGATGCAATATGAATTGGCCGACTTCGCTTTTACGGATTGGACCTTACAGGCTGCCACGCAGATGGTAAATTTGTATCAGCTGGAAGAGGAAGGAAAGATTGTTCAATTGTTTTGA
- a CDS encoding type I CRISPR-associated protein Cas7: MSNTFKNRVFGCVVIKSVNSNYNADFSHQPRTLPDGSVYATDKALKYTVRNYIDKNYPEDKVFYFKSLNGDMQPRDLDQNYARFFGDYPKADKKEAVKARKVILGNLLSCLDVRLFGGTFASKTANLSIHGVVQPTHGVNRYVEGIIYSEQIASPFRNSNDNSTDSMQTTLGTQFKLQEGHYVHHFSVNPGNLDELTEFVDNGRLTGEDIAKLKEALRCGVTYYDSSSKAGTENEALLWVELKEESKLVLPSFVDLIEVNAEREIDFAKVSTLLSKEKIKNEISKIELFYNKGITKVIHLPEGTVELELNGL; the protein is encoded by the coding sequence ATGAGTAATACATTTAAAAACAGAGTGTTTGGTTGTGTGGTAATCAAATCTGTCAATTCCAATTATAATGCGGACTTTTCACATCAGCCCCGTACTTTGCCCGATGGGTCGGTATATGCAACAGATAAAGCATTGAAATATACCGTTCGGAATTATATAGATAAAAATTATCCGGAAGACAAGGTATTTTATTTTAAAAGCCTGAATGGAGATATGCAGCCCCGGGATTTAGACCAGAATTATGCCCGTTTCTTCGGCGATTATCCGAAAGCGGATAAGAAAGAGGCGGTCAAGGCGCGTAAAGTGATTCTGGGAAATTTGTTGAGCTGTCTGGATGTACGGTTATTTGGCGGAACTTTTGCCAGTAAAACGGCCAATTTGTCTATTCATGGTGTTGTACAACCGACGCATGGGGTGAACCGATATGTGGAAGGGATTATCTATTCAGAGCAGATTGCTTCGCCTTTCCGGAACTCCAATGATAATAGTACGGATTCGATGCAAACGACTTTAGGAACCCAATTTAAATTACAGGAAGGCCATTACGTACATCATTTTTCAGTCAATCCCGGTAATTTAGACGAACTGACTGAATTTGTCGATAATGGAAGATTAACGGGGGAGGATATTGCCAAATTGAAAGAAGCTTTACGTTGCGGAGTGACATATTATGATTCCTCTTCCAAGGCAGGAACGGAGAATGAGGCCTTGTTGTGGGTGGAATTGAAAGAAGAGTCGAAGCTGGTATTACCCTCTTTCGTGGATTTGATAGAGGTAAATGCAGAACGGGAAATTGATTTTGCGAAAGTGAGTACCTTATTGTCCAAAGAAAAAATCAAAAATGAGATCTCAAAAATTGAATTGTTTTACAATAAGGGAATTACAAAAGTGATTCATCTGCCGGAAGGAACGGTCGAACTTGAATTGAACGGGTTATGA
- the cas6 gene encoding CRISPR-associated endoribonuclease Cas6 — MRLKLVLKIVEGTVLPCNYMYELSSCLYKVLNEGNPVFTAWLHDKGYCKEKKAFKLFTFSNFYFPCFRIEGDRIFVLADTAQLIVSFYPIEAIDAFVMGLFKNRQLEVGDRKSRVRFEVFNLERQAEPEFTSRMFFKTLSPMFIEEQLPETRKAIHLSPGNPKFAELLHLNLLDKYRVFYGQEPDPSWPLTRLHLLSEPKPKTIVLKVGTPEETRMKGYTFRFELEGQPELLRLGYEGGFGRLNSQGFGCVEVLKQ, encoded by the coding sequence ATGCGTTTGAAATTGGTACTTAAAATTGTGGAAGGAACCGTTTTACCTTGTAATTATATGTATGAATTGTCAAGTTGTTTGTACAAGGTATTGAATGAAGGTAATCCGGTTTTTACTGCCTGGCTACATGATAAAGGATATTGTAAGGAAAAGAAAGCATTTAAATTATTTACCTTTTCGAATTTCTATTTTCCGTGTTTCAGAATCGAGGGGGATCGGATTTTTGTTTTGGCGGATACGGCCCAGTTGATTGTGTCGTTCTATCCGATAGAAGCAATTGATGCTTTTGTAATGGGTCTGTTTAAGAACAGGCAATTGGAGGTTGGTGACCGGAAATCGAGGGTCCGCTTTGAAGTCTTTAACTTAGAGCGGCAGGCTGAGCCGGAATTCACTTCCCGGATGTTTTTTAAAACTCTATCGCCTATGTTTATTGAAGAGCAATTACCGGAAACCCGGAAAGCGATACATCTTTCACCGGGGAATCCGAAGTTTGCAGAATTGTTGCATTTGAATCTGCTGGATAAATACAGGGTGTTTTATGGACAGGAACCCGATCCGTCCTGGCCTCTGACCCGCTTGCATTTGTTGTCTGAGCCCAAGCCTAAAACAATTGTGCTGAAGGTAGGTACTCCGGAGGAAACCAGAATGAAAGGATATACTTTCCGCTTTGAGCTGGAAGGACAGCCGGAATTATTGCGTCTGGGTTACGAAGGTGGTTTCGGACGATTGAACAGCCAGGGATTCGGTTGTGTGGAAGTGTTGAAACAGTGA
- a CDS encoding metal-dependent hydrolase family protein — MGKGILIQNVVIFDGKSEKTVTGNVWIEDNAIRKVSAEPIVAGAEVEVIDGRGKFLMPGLIDAHWHAYLAANTMVDLLTAHASYTQLRAGEEAGKTLLRGFTTIRDAGGPVFGLKRAIDEGTLPGPRIYPSGAIISETGGHADFRMVYDIPEPFDCCGLTHTEKIGAAIIADGVDAVIVASRNNLRLGASQIKLMAGGGVSSLYDQLEDVQYFEDELHAAVMAAEDAGTYVMVHVYVPEAIRRAIRAGVKSIEHGQLIDEPTMKLIAEKGVWLSMQPFIGEGNNHYTNPVQQAKHELVVQGTDRAYQLAKKYGVKLAWGTDLLFSPANARNQNLNIEKMTRWFSNFEILKMITHDNAELLALSGRRNPYPGKLGVIEEGALADLIVVDGNALEDIKVLTDPGKNMLLIMKDGKIYKNDL, encoded by the coding sequence ATGGGAAAGGGAATTCTGATTCAAAATGTCGTGATTTTCGACGGGAAAAGTGAAAAGACCGTCACGGGAAATGTATGGATCGAGGACAATGCGATCCGGAAAGTATCGGCCGAACCGATTGTTGCCGGAGCAGAAGTAGAAGTGATCGATGGGCGGGGAAAATTTCTGATGCCCGGATTGATCGATGCACATTGGCATGCTTATCTGGCTGCTAATACGATGGTCGATTTGTTGACCGCTCATGCTTCTTATACACAGCTGAGAGCCGGAGAGGAAGCCGGGAAGACTCTTTTGCGGGGTTTTACGACGATCCGGGATGCGGGGGGACCGGTATTCGGACTGAAAAGGGCGATCGATGAGGGAACACTGCCGGGACCGCGTATTTATCCTAGTGGGGCGATTATTTCCGAAACAGGCGGACATGCCGATTTTCGTATGGTATACGATATCCCTGAGCCTTTCGATTGTTGCGGCCTGACTCATACCGAGAAAATCGGGGCTGCTATCATCGCCGACGGGGTGGATGCCGTGATCGTCGCTTCGCGGAATAACCTGCGTCTGGGTGCGAGTCAGATCAAGCTGATGGCAGGCGGAGGGGTCTCTTCGTTGTATGACCAGCTGGAAGATGTGCAGTATTTCGAAGATGAACTGCATGCGGCGGTAATGGCCGCCGAGGATGCGGGTACTTATGTGATGGTGCATGTCTATGTGCCGGAGGCGATCCGCCGGGCTATCCGGGCTGGGGTGAAAAGTATCGAACACGGTCAACTGATCGATGAACCGACGATGAAACTGATTGCAGAGAAAGGCGTGTGGTTGTCGATGCAACCCTTTATCGGAGAAGGAAATAATCATTATACCAATCCTGTACAGCAGGCGAAACACGAACTGGTGGTACAAGGCACCGACCGGGCCTATCAGCTGGCGAAGAAATACGGGGTGAAGCTGGCATGGGGTACCGACTTGCTTTTCAGTCCGGCCAATGCACGGAATCAAAACCTGAATATCGAAAAGATGACCCGCTGGTTTTCCAACTTTGAAATCCTGAAGATGATCACTCACGATAATGCCGAACTGTTGGCTCTGTCCGGCCGCCGTAATCCTTATCCCGGTAAACTGGGGGTGATCGAAGAGGGGGCTCTGGCCGATCTGATTGTGGTGGATGGAAATGCACTCGAAGATATAAAAGTGCTGACCGATCCTGGCAAGAATATGCTGTTGATCATGAAAGACGGCAAAATATATAAAAACGATTTATAA
- a CDS encoding ribose-5-phosphate isomerase A, with protein sequence MDGWEQIFLYRWRYFLLLWVEQEIRKLGATEIMLRLAKGKDGPVVTENIIWFWMFVSGTSVPHRKKITGVVESGGISARSGSYWVRVGGNKLFWDDYVQ encoded by the coding sequence TTGGACGGTTGGGAACAAATTTTCCTGTACCGGTGGAGGTATTTCCTGTTGCTCTGGGTCGAGCAGGAAATAAGAAAATTAGGGGCTACGGAAATTATGCTCCGGCTGGCAAAAGGGAAAGACGGACCGGTGGTGACAGAAAACATAATCTGGTTCTGGATGTTCGTTTCCGGGACATCGGTCCCGCATCGGAAAAAGATCACCGGTGTCGTGGAGAGTGGGGGGATATCGGCCCGAAGTGGTAGTTACTGGGTGAGAGTAGGTGGAAATAAACTTTTCTGGGATGATTACGTACAATAA
- a CDS encoding PepSY-like domain-containing protein, with translation MKTRLILFILLFISGFAIAGCKQQNQYRPDAKIVAAFNNKYPQSDKVEWEQKQGYYVAEFREDGIEHEAWFDGTGKWVMTESNLRYSSLPQAIREQFEKSVYSTWKKDDIDKIERAGMEAVYIIELEKEGLDTDLYYVGNGNLIKTVNEVSKEKRSSYMPVASDIQIWIKQKYPDATIIEMDNEKGKLEVDILDGGKAKELIFQGNDWLSTSWEVSKAEVPSVVMETFRHSNFGKYRIDDIHFYETPNNSYYYFDLEQGNSEVHLSIDPTGNILQ, from the coding sequence ATGAAAACCAGATTGATTCTTTTTATTTTGTTATTCATCAGTGGCTTTGCAATAGCCGGTTGTAAACAACAAAACCAGTATCGTCCCGATGCGAAAATCGTTGCGGCATTTAATAACAAGTATCCTCAGTCCGATAAAGTAGAGTGGGAACAAAAGCAGGGGTATTATGTCGCAGAATTCCGGGAAGACGGTATCGAACACGAGGCTTGGTTCGACGGAACCGGTAAATGGGTGATGACGGAAAGTAATCTGAGGTATAGTTCCCTGCCACAGGCCATCCGCGAACAATTCGAGAAAAGTGTTTACAGTACCTGGAAAAAAGACGATATCGACAAGATCGAACGGGCTGGAATGGAAGCAGTGTATATCATCGAACTCGAAAAAGAAGGATTGGATACCGACCTGTATTATGTCGGTAACGGCAATCTGATCAAAACCGTGAATGAAGTGTCTAAAGAGAAACGGAGTTCTTATATGCCTGTCGCTTCGGATATCCAGATTTGGATCAAACAAAAATATCCGGATGCTACCATCATTGAAATGGATAATGAAAAAGGTAAATTGGAAGTGGACATCCTGGATGGAGGAAAAGCTAAAGAATTGATTTTTCAGGGAAACGATTGGTTGTCGACTTCCTGGGAAGTGAGCAAGGCCGAAGTTCCTTCGGTAGTAATGGAAACTTTCCGGCATTCGAATTTTGGAAAATACCGCATCGACGATATTCATTTTTATGAGACGCCGAACAATTCGTATTACTATTTCGATCTGGAACAAGGAAATTCTGAAGTACATCTGTCTATCGATCCTACCGGAAATATCCTACAGTGA